In one Candidatus Polarisedimenticolaceae bacterium genomic region, the following are encoded:
- the bshC gene encoding bacillithiol biosynthesis cysteine-adding enzyme BshC produces the protein MEEAQVLACLERQNARFAPSPARDAHLRALRAGAPAVVTGQQVGLFLGPLFTLHKAATAIRLARETGAVPVFWLQTEDHDLAEIAEVGLARPRSGPWRIALSAAGEAVSIAHRTLPASVREALAAVEAALGPSAHLDRLARHYRPGVSWGDAFAGVVSELFAEEGLVLLDPRDPALAAAAGPVHRRAIAEWREIAEDLRGSGAAETVHVRDDAPLSFFHPAGPEGRRCRLRWNGSAFAEVGSGRVHAREAVLAADPACFSTSALLRPILQDTWLRTAAYVAGPSEAAYFEQLGPLYDRFGLPRPKVVRRASLRLLEEDDRRRLERSGLSADALARPFDEVLAGVRGRFPSDAPRHVRAALDAALDVVAPDLREAGDRAARALERTRGAVARAAARFERNVDRAWRERDEVLVADVKRLQERLYPGGVPQERAVGMTYFAARHGERALVERVLAAATPGTRDVEL, from the coding sequence GTGGAAGAAGCCCAAGTCCTAGCCTGCCTGGAGCGCCAGAACGCCAGGTTCGCGCCGAGCCCGGCGCGCGACGCCCACCTGCGGGCGCTGCGCGCCGGCGCTCCCGCCGTCGTGACGGGGCAGCAGGTCGGGTTGTTCCTCGGCCCGCTCTTCACCCTCCACAAGGCGGCGACGGCGATCCGGCTCGCCCGCGAGACGGGGGCCGTCCCGGTCTTCTGGCTCCAGACCGAGGACCACGATCTCGCCGAGATCGCGGAGGTGGGGCTCGCCCGCCCGCGGAGCGGGCCGTGGCGCATCGCGCTCTCCGCGGCGGGGGAGGCGGTGTCGATCGCGCATCGCACGCTCCCCGCGTCGGTGCGCGAGGCCCTCGCCGCCGTCGAGGCGGCGCTCGGGCCGTCCGCGCACCTCGATCGCCTCGCCCGGCACTACCGTCCCGGCGTCTCTTGGGGCGACGCCTTCGCCGGCGTCGTCTCCGAGCTCTTCGCCGAGGAGGGGCTGGTCCTCCTGGACCCCAGGGACCCGGCGCTCGCCGCCGCGGCGGGGCCGGTCCACCGGCGGGCGATCGCGGAGTGGCGGGAGATCGCCGAAGACCTGCGGGGCTCGGGGGCCGCCGAGACGGTCCACGTCCGGGACGACGCGCCGCTGTCCTTCTTCCATCCCGCCGGCCCCGAGGGCCGTCGGTGTCGCCTGCGGTGGAACGGATCGGCGTTCGCCGAGGTCGGCAGCGGCCGCGTGCACGCGCGCGAGGCGGTCCTCGCCGCCGACCCCGCGTGTTTCAGCACGAGCGCGCTGCTGCGGCCGATCCTCCAGGACACGTGGCTGCGCACCGCGGCCTACGTCGCCGGCCCCTCCGAGGCCGCCTACTTCGAGCAGCTCGGCCCGCTCTACGACCGGTTCGGCCTCCCGCGCCCCAAGGTCGTCCGTCGCGCGTCGCTGCGCCTGCTCGAGGAGGACGATCGCCGCCGCCTCGAGCGCTCGGGGCTCTCCGCCGATGCGCTCGCGAGGCCCTTCGACGAGGTCCTCGCGGGGGTTCGGGGCCGATTCCCGTCGGACGCTCCCCGGCACGTGCGCGCGGCGCTCGACGCCGCCCTCGACGTCGTCGCTCCCGACCTGCGCGAGGCCGGCGATCGCGCGGCGCGCGCCCTCGAGCGGACGCGCGGCGCCGTGGCGCGCGCGGCGGCCCGCTTCGAGCGGAACGTCGACCGCGCGTGGCGGGAGCGCGACGAGGTGCTCGTCGCCGATGTGAAGCGTCTGCAGGAGCGCCTGTACCCCGGAGGCGTGCCCCAGGAGCGCGCCGTGGGAATGACCTATTTCGCCGCGCGGCACGGGGAGCGCGCGCTCGTCGAGCGGGTCCTCGCGGCGGCGACTCCGGGAACGAGGGACGTGGAGTTATGA
- the bshB1 gene encoding bacillithiol biosynthesis deacetylase BshB1, with translation MSDAIDVLAFGAHPDDVELFCGGTMIRLAGLGYRTGVVDLTRGELATNGSPAERAREAEAAAAVMGLALRENLGLPDGFLDPSAGSPHLAPVVEAIRRLRPEVALIPWVEDRHPDHAAAGALLARAVFLAALRRFGTDPARERFAPRAVLHYEMRHRFVPSFVVDTSSAFPRKLEAIRCHASQVTPPEGSPPTLVGSPRAIEAIEARDRFRGSAIGATHGEAFRSVATLGIADPVAFFRVNPPGEAHAFEALK, from the coding sequence ATGAGCGACGCGATCGACGTGCTGGCCTTCGGCGCCCACCCCGACGACGTGGAGCTGTTCTGCGGGGGGACGATGATCCGGCTCGCGGGACTGGGCTACCGGACCGGGGTCGTCGACCTGACCCGCGGCGAGCTCGCCACGAACGGATCCCCCGCCGAGCGCGCCCGCGAAGCGGAGGCGGCGGCCGCGGTGATGGGCCTCGCCCTGCGCGAGAACCTGGGGCTTCCCGACGGCTTCCTCGATCCGTCCGCCGGCTCGCCGCACCTCGCGCCCGTCGTCGAGGCGATCCGCCGGCTGCGCCCCGAGGTGGCGCTGATCCCCTGGGTCGAGGACCGGCACCCCGACCACGCCGCCGCGGGGGCGCTCCTCGCCCGCGCCGTCTTCCTCGCCGCGCTGCGGAGGTTCGGGACGGACCCGGCCCGCGAGCGCTTCGCGCCGAGGGCGGTCCTCCACTACGAGATGCGGCACCGCTTCGTCCCGTCCTTCGTCGTGGACACGTCGTCGGCCTTCCCGCGCAAGCTCGAGGCGATCCGATGCCACGCGAGCCAGGTGACGCCCCCCGAGGGGTCGCCGCCGACGCTCGTCGGCTCGCCCCGGGCGATCGAGGCGATCGAGGCGCGCGACCGCTTCCGCGGGAGCGCGATCGGGGCGACCCACGGCGAGGCGTTCCGGAGCGTCGCGACCCTCGGGATCGCCGACCCGGTCGCCTTCTTCCGCGTGAATCCTCCCGGCGAGGCGCACGCCTTCGAGGCCCTGAAGTGA
- the bshA gene encoding N-acetyl-alpha-D-glucosaminyl L-malate synthase BshA yields MKDALSIGIVCFPSLGGSGIIATELASGLSRLGHRVHVISSQTPSRPLPACERLFLHEVPVSAPPPLQHAPYALALASSLAEIATDHSLDLVHVHYAIPHAVSAYLARQVLGAGAPRLVTTLHGTDVTHLGSDPQFRPVVRLAVAQSDGVTVPSAYLRAEAYRRLGLPGDLSIEVIPNFVDTAHFAPAPVRDRSRFDALFASAGSDPADRGAPVLFHVSSFRAVKRVVDLVEVLATVRARTRARLMLVGDGPERGRLMQRARELGVAGSVCAVGTHAEFADYLRHADVFVMPSENESFGVAALEALSCGVPVVAYRVGGIPEVVSEDAGILVPPFDVAALGEAAAAIVTDEGRREALGGAARARAETYFRREPAIERYDAYYRRILAEAR; encoded by the coding sequence GTGAAGGACGCCCTCTCGATCGGCATCGTGTGTTTTCCGAGCCTCGGGGGGAGCGGGATCATCGCGACCGAGCTCGCCTCGGGACTGTCCCGGCTCGGCCACCGCGTGCACGTCATCTCGAGCCAGACGCCCAGCCGCCCGCTCCCGGCCTGCGAGCGGCTGTTCCTCCACGAGGTCCCCGTCTCGGCGCCGCCGCCGCTGCAGCACGCCCCGTACGCCCTCGCCCTCGCGTCGAGCCTCGCCGAAATCGCGACCGACCATTCCCTCGATCTCGTGCACGTGCACTACGCCATCCCCCACGCCGTGAGCGCCTACCTCGCGCGCCAGGTCCTCGGGGCGGGAGCGCCCCGCCTCGTGACGACGCTCCACGGCACCGACGTCACCCATCTCGGGAGCGACCCGCAGTTCCGGCCCGTCGTGCGTCTGGCGGTGGCGCAATCGGACGGCGTCACCGTTCCCTCGGCCTACCTGCGCGCGGAGGCCTACCGGCGCCTCGGGCTCCCGGGAGATCTCTCGATCGAGGTGATCCCCAACTTCGTGGACACCGCGCACTTCGCCCCCGCCCCGGTCCGCGACCGATCCCGGTTCGACGCGTTGTTCGCCTCGGCGGGGTCGGACCCCGCCGACCGCGGGGCGCCGGTCCTCTTCCACGTCTCGAGCTTCCGGGCGGTGAAACGCGTCGTCGATCTCGTCGAGGTTCTCGCGACCGTCCGCGCGCGCACCCGGGCCCGCCTGATGCTCGTCGGGGACGGGCCGGAGCGCGGACGCCTGATGCAGCGCGCGCGGGAGCTCGGGGTCGCGGGGAGCGTCTGTGCGGTGGGAACGCACGCCGAGTTCGCCGATTACCTCCGCCACGCGGACGTGTTCGTGATGCCGAGCGAGAACGAGAGCTTCGGCGTCGCGGCGCTCGAGGCGCTCAGCTGCGGCGTCCCCGTCGTGGCCTACCGCGTCGGGGGGATCCCCGAGGTGGTTTCGGAGGACGCGGGCATCCTCGTTCCCCCGTTCGACGTCGCCGCCCTCGGGGAGGCGGCCGCCGCGATCGTCACCGACGAGGGCCGCCGCGAGGCGCTCGGGGGTGCCGCCCGGGCGCGCGCGGAGACGTATTTCCGCCGCGAACCGGCGATCGAACGCTACGACGCCTACTACCGGCGGATCCTGGCGGAGGCCCGATGA
- a CDS encoding PIG-L family deacetylase, with the protein MKGIVSVCFVSTLAAAAPEAPMDAGSLAHALDRLAVTGRVLYVAAHPDDENTRLLTYFANHRHVTAAYLSMTRGGGGQNLIGREQAELLDVIRTEELLAARRIDGARQRFTRRRDFGYSKSAEETFAIWGHDAALGDVVEVIRSFQPDVVITRFNEQPPNHGHHTASAILAREAFEAAADPQRFPEQLARGLTPWKVTRVLHNVPTWRDEPPPAGAMPLEVGLYDPRLGLSYGELAALSRSRHQSQGFGVPGERGKVIERFVTVAGSAPSSDPLDGVPLGWDRFGEKGTPVQRALDEARKVLERDRPEKAVPSLVAALAALDSLPDEPRVRDARRDLGEAIAAASGLFLRATAKRTGVAPGETLEVSVEVVLRREAGIALVDPPGPLVPYEKKILERALAIPADAPVTAPPWSRDHERPVLATSVAVETRGRRISFEIPVRYVWTDPVLGERVRDVLVVPPATVTPLREAFLAPNGKAATVVARARAGRDGVRGTATLPLPQGWRVEPSSIPVELAKAGDETTLRFDVTPPAGAAPIEVSPSIEIDGRGWSFREDTIDYPHIPVQRVVQPARARIAPLTIAIPDGLVGYVPGSGDSVADDLAHLGVRVETLDEPALASADLSRFRAVVVGIRAYNTSAAVRAAHDRLMKYVEDGGTVVVQYNTQSRVGPLEGRVGPYPLEIGRGRVTDERGTVTPLLPDHELLSKPNRIGPADFEGWVQERGLYYAQTWDPRYVPILSAADPGEEPLPGGLLFAAHGKGRYVYTGLAFFRQLPAGVPGAYRLFVNLLGPGR; encoded by the coding sequence ATGAAGGGGATCGTTTCCGTGTGTTTCGTTTCCACCCTCGCCGCCGCAGCGCCGGAGGCCCCGATGGACGCCGGCTCCCTCGCGCACGCCCTCGACCGACTCGCCGTGACCGGACGCGTGCTCTACGTCGCCGCGCACCCCGACGACGAGAACACGCGGCTGCTGACGTATTTCGCGAACCATCGCCACGTCACCGCCGCGTACCTGTCGATGACGCGGGGAGGCGGAGGGCAGAACCTCATCGGCCGCGAGCAGGCGGAGCTTCTCGACGTGATCCGCACGGAAGAGCTGCTCGCGGCGCGCCGGATCGACGGCGCCCGGCAACGCTTCACGAGGCGGCGCGACTTCGGTTATTCCAAATCGGCGGAGGAGACCTTCGCGATCTGGGGTCACGACGCGGCGCTCGGCGACGTGGTCGAGGTGATCCGCTCCTTCCAGCCCGACGTCGTGATCACCCGTTTCAACGAGCAGCCCCCCAACCACGGTCATCACACCGCCTCCGCGATCCTCGCGCGCGAGGCGTTCGAGGCGGCGGCCGACCCGCAGCGGTTCCCCGAGCAGCTCGCGCGGGGCCTGACCCCGTGGAAGGTGACGCGCGTCCTCCACAACGTCCCGACGTGGCGCGACGAGCCGCCTCCCGCGGGGGCCATGCCGCTCGAGGTCGGGCTCTACGACCCGCGCCTGGGCCTTTCCTACGGCGAGCTCGCCGCGCTCTCGCGCAGTCGGCACCAGAGCCAGGGGTTCGGCGTCCCGGGGGAGCGCGGGAAGGTGATCGAGCGTTTCGTCACCGTCGCCGGTTCCGCGCCTTCGTCCGATCCGCTCGACGGCGTGCCGCTCGGGTGGGACCGTTTCGGCGAAAAGGGGACGCCGGTGCAACGCGCCCTCGACGAGGCGCGCAAGGTCCTGGAGCGCGACCGTCCCGAGAAGGCGGTGCCTTCGCTCGTCGCGGCGCTCGCGGCGCTCGACTCCCTCCCCGACGAGCCTCGCGTGCGCGACGCGCGCCGGGATCTGGGCGAAGCGATCGCGGCGGCGTCGGGCCTCTTCCTGCGCGCGACGGCGAAGCGGACGGGGGTCGCCCCGGGGGAGACCCTCGAGGTCTCCGTCGAGGTCGTGCTCCGCCGGGAGGCCGGGATCGCGCTCGTCGACCCCCCCGGGCCGCTCGTCCCGTACGAGAAGAAGATCCTCGAGCGCGCCCTCGCGATCCCGGCGGACGCCCCGGTGACGGCGCCGCCCTGGTCGCGCGACCACGAACGGCCCGTCCTCGCGACGTCGGTCGCCGTCGAGACGCGCGGTCGCAGGATCTCCTTCGAGATCCCGGTCCGGTACGTCTGGACCGACCCGGTCCTCGGGGAGCGCGTGCGCGACGTGCTCGTCGTCCCTCCGGCGACCGTCACGCCGCTGCGCGAGGCCTTCCTCGCGCCGAACGGGAAGGCCGCCACGGTCGTGGCGCGCGCGCGCGCGGGGCGCGACGGGGTCCGCGGGACCGCGACCCTTCCCCTGCCGCAGGGATGGCGGGTCGAGCCGTCGTCGATCCCGGTCGAGCTCGCGAAGGCGGGGGACGAAACGACGCTGCGATTCGACGTGACCCCTCCGGCGGGGGCGGCGCCGATCGAGGTCTCTCCGTCGATCGAGATCGACGGGAGGGGCTGGAGCTTCCGCGAGGACACGATCGACTACCCGCACATCCCCGTGCAGCGCGTCGTGCAGCCGGCGCGAGCGAGGATCGCGCCGCTCACGATCGCGATCCCCGACGGGCTCGTCGGGTACGTCCCCGGCTCGGGGGACTCCGTGGCGGACGACCTGGCGCACCTGGGGGTGCGGGTCGAGACCCTCGACGAGCCCGCGCTCGCTTCGGCCGACCTCTCGCGATTCCGCGCCGTCGTCGTCGGGATCCGCGCGTACAACACGAGCGCCGCGGTGCGGGCCGCGCACGATCGCCTGATGAAGTACGTCGAGGACGGCGGAACGGTCGTCGTCCAGTACAACACGCAAAGCCGCGTCGGTCCCCTCGAGGGACGCGTGGGGCCTTATCCGCTCGAGATCGGCCGCGGACGCGTCACCGACGAGCGCGGGACGGTCACGCCGCTCCTGCCCGATCACGAGCTTCTCTCGAAGCCGAACCGGATCGGCCCGGCGGACTTCGAGGGCTGGGTGCAGGAGCGCGGGCTCTACTACGCGCAGACCTGGGACCCGCGGTACGTTCCGATCCTCTCCGCCGCCGACCCCGGGGAAGAGCCTCTCCCCGGAGGCCTGCTGTTCGCCGCCCACGGGAAGGGACGTTACGTCTACACCGGGCTCGCGTTCTTCCGGCAGCTTCCCGCCGGCGTCCCCGGCGCGTACCGCCTCTTCGTCAACCTCCTGGGGCCGGGGCGATGA
- a CDS encoding sodium:solute symporter, which yields MSALDWAVLVATIGFIVVYGAWKTRGAADMDAYFRGDYSLRWPTIGLSIMATQASAITFLSTPGQAYEDGMRFVQFYFGLPLAMIVISTVFLPMYYRLKVYTAYEVLEHRFDARVRYLGAVLFLIQRGLAAGITIYAPSIILSTILGWPLQLTNLALGGLVVVYTVVGGTKAVSETQKQQMIVMLGGLALAAVLIVWRLPESVSLPDAFRLAGALDRMNVVSFDFDPNSRYTFWSGITGGFFLALAYFGTDQSQVQRYLSGRSMTESRLGLIFNGMFKIPMQFTILFVGVMVFVFYLFVKPPIFFNTPALERAASSAHAPELAALESRYDVAFDARKEAATAFADGGGEAARVALREADARIDALRVEARDLVKKAVPNAEMQDADYVFLSFVLGYVPKGLVGLLIAVILCAAMSSTSSELAALGSTTTVDLYKRLGRKISSPGDDLRASKIFTLLWGAIAVSFASFAALLDNLIEAVNILGSLFYGTILGLFVVAFFFKFVSATPVLVGALAALATVLTLFFTSDIGFLWFNAIGCGIVVAVSVVLEWAKRARAA from the coding sequence GTGAGCGCGCTCGACTGGGCGGTCCTCGTCGCCACCATCGGGTTCATCGTGGTGTACGGCGCGTGGAAGACGCGCGGCGCGGCCGACATGGACGCGTACTTCCGGGGCGATTACTCGCTGAGGTGGCCGACGATCGGTCTTTCGATCATGGCCACGCAGGCGAGCGCCATCACGTTCCTCTCGACCCCCGGACAGGCCTACGAGGACGGGATGCGCTTCGTGCAGTTCTACTTCGGCCTGCCGCTCGCGATGATCGTGATCAGCACGGTCTTCCTGCCGATGTACTACCGCCTCAAGGTCTACACCGCCTACGAGGTCCTCGAGCACCGGTTCGACGCCCGCGTCCGGTATCTCGGCGCCGTCCTCTTCCTGATCCAGCGGGGCCTCGCGGCGGGGATCACGATCTACGCCCCTTCGATCATCCTCAGCACGATCCTCGGCTGGCCGCTGCAGCTCACCAACCTCGCGCTCGGCGGCCTCGTCGTCGTCTACACGGTCGTGGGAGGGACGAAGGCGGTCAGCGAAACGCAGAAGCAGCAGATGATCGTCATGCTCGGGGGACTCGCCCTCGCGGCGGTCCTCATCGTGTGGCGGCTGCCCGAGTCGGTCTCGCTCCCCGACGCCTTCCGGCTCGCCGGCGCCCTCGACCGGATGAACGTGGTCAGCTTCGACTTCGACCCGAACAGCCGCTACACCTTCTGGTCCGGGATCACCGGCGGCTTCTTCCTCGCCCTCGCCTACTTCGGGACCGACCAGTCGCAGGTGCAGCGTTACCTTTCGGGGCGATCGATGACCGAGAGCCGGCTCGGCCTGATCTTCAACGGGATGTTCAAGATCCCGATGCAGTTCACGATCCTGTTCGTCGGCGTGATGGTCTTCGTCTTCTACCTCTTCGTGAAGCCGCCGATCTTCTTCAACACCCCCGCCCTCGAGCGCGCCGCCTCGAGCGCGCACGCCCCCGAGCTCGCCGCGCTCGAGTCCCGCTACGACGTCGCCTTCGACGCGCGCAAGGAGGCCGCGACCGCGTTCGCGGACGGGGGAGGGGAGGCCGCCCGGGTCGCGCTGCGGGAGGCGGACGCGAGGATCGACGCCCTGCGCGTCGAGGCCAGAGACCTCGTGAAGAAGGCCGTCCCGAACGCCGAGATGCAGGACGCCGACTACGTCTTCCTGAGCTTCGTGCTCGGCTACGTCCCGAAGGGGCTGGTGGGCCTGCTCATCGCGGTGATCCTCTGCGCCGCGATGAGCTCGACCTCGAGCGAGCTCGCCGCCCTCGGCTCGACGACGACGGTCGACCTGTACAAGCGTCTCGGGAGGAAGATCTCCAGCCCCGGGGACGACCTGCGCGCGTCGAAGATCTTCACCCTCCTCTGGGGGGCGATCGCCGTTTCCTTCGCGAGCTTCGCCGCCCTCCTCGACAACCTCATCGAGGCGGTGAACATCCTCGGGTCGTTGTTCTACGGGACGATCCTCGGCCTGTTCGTCGTCGCCTTCTTCTTCAAGTTCGTGTCCGCGACCCCGGTGCTCGTCGGGGCGCTCGCGGCGCTGGCGACGGTCCTCACCCTGTTCTTCACGTCGGACATCGGCTTTCTCTGGTTCAACGCGATCGGGTGCGGGATCGTCGTGGCCGTCTCGGTCGTTCTCGAGTGGGCGAAACGTGCGCGGGCCGCGTGA
- a CDS encoding MBL fold metallo-hydrolase, with protein MHEISVDELKRRLESGAAVTVVDVRERPEHEAWSIHGSVNLPAYDSLRAGRDEPLRSQAASLPAGRPVVAVCKAGVISRRAAATLAQLGFEAASLSGGMRAWGGVWTEASMPLETAGAVGVQVRRNGKGCLSYLLASQGEAVVVDPSVDVAAYLAIAARLGATIRAVVETHVHADHLSRARALAEATGAALHLPANDRARFAFTPVRDGDAIAVGALRLTAVATPGHTLESTCYRVDDSNLLTGDTVFVGGFGRPDLERGDAGAGEAARLLHRSLTRRLRALPPAMRAWPAHHAHPVALDGVPVHTRLGEALDGIEALAMDEESFARSVAEALPPKPPNFQVVLAVNEGRAPLGELDPLDLEAGPNRCAAR; from the coding sequence ATGCACGAGATCTCCGTCGACGAGCTCAAGCGCCGGCTCGAATCGGGCGCGGCCGTCACCGTGGTGGACGTCCGGGAACGCCCCGAGCACGAAGCCTGGAGCATCCACGGAAGCGTCAACCTCCCCGCCTACGACTCCCTGAGAGCCGGGCGGGACGAACCGCTGCGATCCCAGGCGGCGAGCCTCCCGGCGGGCCGTCCGGTGGTGGCCGTCTGCAAGGCGGGGGTGATCTCCCGCCGGGCCGCGGCCACGCTCGCACAGCTCGGATTCGAGGCCGCGAGCCTCTCGGGCGGGATGCGGGCGTGGGGCGGGGTCTGGACCGAGGCGTCGATGCCCCTCGAGACCGCCGGGGCCGTCGGCGTCCAGGTGCGGCGGAACGGGAAGGGATGCCTGTCGTACCTCCTCGCCTCGCAGGGCGAGGCGGTCGTCGTCGATCCGTCGGTGGACGTCGCCGCCTACCTCGCGATCGCGGCGCGGCTTGGCGCGACGATCCGCGCGGTCGTCGAGACCCACGTGCACGCCGACCACCTCTCGCGGGCGCGCGCGCTCGCCGAGGCCACCGGCGCCGCGTTGCACCTTCCGGCGAACGACCGGGCGCGCTTCGCGTTCACCCCGGTCCGCGACGGCGACGCGATCGCCGTCGGCGCCCTGCGGCTTACGGCCGTCGCCACCCCCGGACACACGCTCGAGAGCACCTGTTACCGCGTGGACGATTCGAACCTCCTGACCGGCGACACGGTCTTCGTCGGGGGATTCGGTCGGCCCGACCTCGAGCGCGGGGACGCGGGGGCGGGGGAGGCGGCGAGGCTGCTCCACCGCAGCCTGACGCGTCGCCTGCGCGCCCTCCCCCCCGCGATGCGCGCCTGGCCCGCCCACCACGCCCACCCGGTGGCGCTCGACGGCGTCCCCGTGCACACGAGGCTCGGCGAGGCGCTCGACGGGATCGAGGCGCTCGCGATGGACGAGGAGTCGTTCGCACGCTCGGTGGCGGAGGCGCTTCCGCCCAAGCCGCCGAACTTCCAGGTCGTGCTCGCGGTGAACGAGGGGCGAGCGCCCCTCGGCGAGCTGGACCCCCTCGATCTCGAAGCGGGCCCGAACCGCTGCGCGGCCCGTTAG
- a CDS encoding Rieske 2Fe-2S domain-containing protein, translating into MIPGWYVLTDGSELRDRPLGVRVAGRPIVLFRDAGGAPVALADRCAHRGVPLSLGRVERGKLECGYHGWCYDDTGRCVKVPGLLGEIPKAHAVERYPALEQDGFVWVGIDPVGRPFRVPSFPGKGYATIRRTLAFEAGLHATLENILDVPHTAYLHRGLFRGRAEPKRIRVCVTRETDGVQAEYLGEPRPEGLAGMLLAPRGGVVTHVDRFKLPSIAQVEYRLGDDAHFLVTACCTPVEEHLTRVHAVVLLKTPLPSLLVKAVTLPVVSRIVAQDAAMLRAQSAAEKESGLRSASTQIDVLGSQIGRLLRVVPADPEVAVEPWVREFEMEV; encoded by the coding sequence ATGATCCCCGGCTGGTACGTCCTCACCGACGGCTCCGAACTGCGCGATCGCCCGCTGGGGGTGCGCGTGGCCGGCAGGCCGATCGTGTTGTTCCGGGATGCCGGCGGGGCGCCGGTGGCGCTCGCCGATCGGTGCGCCCACCGCGGGGTGCCTCTCTCGCTCGGTCGCGTCGAACGCGGGAAGCTCGAGTGCGGCTACCACGGCTGGTGTTACGACGACACGGGGCGGTGCGTGAAGGTCCCCGGGTTGCTGGGCGAGATCCCGAAGGCTCACGCGGTCGAGCGTTACCCCGCACTCGAGCAGGACGGATTCGTCTGGGTCGGGATCGATCCGGTCGGACGGCCGTTCCGCGTGCCGTCGTTTCCGGGGAAGGGGTACGCGACGATCCGGCGGACCCTCGCCTTCGAGGCGGGGCTGCACGCGACCCTCGAGAACATCCTCGACGTGCCGCACACCGCGTATCTCCATCGCGGGTTGTTCCGCGGCCGCGCCGAGCCGAAGAGGATCCGCGTCTGCGTGACCCGCGAGACCGACGGGGTGCAGGCGGAGTATCTCGGGGAGCCTCGACCGGAGGGATTGGCCGGGATGTTGCTCGCGCCGCGCGGCGGTGTCGTGACCCACGTCGACCGGTTCAAGCTCCCTTCGATCGCGCAGGTCGAGTACCGGCTCGGCGACGACGCGCATTTCCTCGTGACCGCGTGTTGCACGCCCGTCGAGGAGCACCTCACGCGCGTGCACGCGGTCGTGTTGTTGAAGACGCCGCTGCCGTCGCTGCTCGTGAAGGCGGTGACCCTTCCGGTCGTCTCCCGGATCGTCGCGCAGGACGCGGCGATGTTGCGGGCTCAGTCGGCGGCCGAGAAGGAGTCGGGCCTACGCTCCGCTTCCACGCAGATCGACGTGCTCGGCTCGCAGATCGGGAGGCTGCTGCGGGTCGTTCCGGCCGATCCCGAGGTCGCCGTCGAGCCGTGGGTGCGGGAGTTCGAAATGGAGGTGTAA
- a CDS encoding membrane dipeptidase — MLRSNPPMDLHHDAIVIDLHADTVLPMRTIGYRFEKRHRWPLVQRIGFAHVDHPRLVEGGVTAQFFGMGTVPFPERGCAASCLRQHERLRRAAERTGMIWARTAEDVRRAKREGKIAAFTGIEGGHNLEGDPANIERFHQAGVRYLGLAHLTSNATAPTSTWMVGDDARPLSDLGREVVSRMQRLGMIVDLAHVGKRAFHDVVKLASRPVIVSHTGIAGAYPLWRNVDDDQLRAIASTDGVVGIIFAWRYLGRRRGGVEMLAPHLEHVRKTVGARHLALGSDFDGSVAPVRGLDGIDRIPLVTRLLQSMGWGEEEIRGLLGGNMLRVLEGNPPP; from the coding sequence ATGTTACGCTCGAACCCGCCCATGGACCTCCACCACGACGCGATCGTGATCGACCTCCACGCCGACACGGTCCTTCCCATGCGCACGATCGGGTACCGCTTCGAGAAGCGGCACCGCTGGCCCCTCGTCCAGCGGATCGGCTTCGCGCACGTCGACCACCCGCGCCTCGTCGAGGGGGGGGTGACCGCGCAGTTCTTCGGGATGGGGACGGTCCCGTTCCCCGAGAGAGGATGCGCGGCGTCCTGTCTGAGGCAGCACGAGCGCCTGCGCCGGGCGGCGGAGCGAACCGGAATGATCTGGGCGCGCACGGCTGAGGACGTCCGCCGGGCCAAGCGCGAGGGGAAGATCGCGGCGTTCACCGGGATCGAAGGGGGGCACAACCTCGAGGGGGATCCCGCCAACATCGAGCGCTTCCACCAAGCCGGGGTGCGTTACCTCGGCCTCGCGCACCTGACCTCGAACGCGACCGCGCCGACCTCGACGTGGATGGTGGGGGACGACGCGCGACCGCTCTCCGACCTCGGTCGCGAGGTCGTCTCCCGAATGCAGCGGCTCGGGATGATCGTGGACCTCGCGCACGTCGGGAAACGCGCCTTCCACGACGTCGTGAAGCTGGCCTCGCGTCCCGTGATCGTCAGCCACACCGGGATCGCGGGGGCGTACCCGCTCTGGCGGAACGTGGATGACGACCAACTCCGTGCGATCGCGTCAACCGACGGAGTCGTCGGGATCATCTTCGCTTGGCGTTATCTCGGGCGGCGGCGCGGCGGGGTCGAGATGCTCGCACCGCACCTCGAGCATGTGAGAAAGACCGTCGGGGCGCGCCATCTCGCCCTCGGGAGCGACTTCGACGGGAGCGTCGCGCCGGTGCGCGGGCTCGACGGGATCGACCGAATCCCGCTCGTCACGCGGCTGCTCCAGTCGATGGGTTGGGGCGAGGAGGAGATCCGCGGTTTGCTCGGGGGGAATATGCTGAGAGTTCTCGAAGGGAACCCACCACCGTGA